In Miscanthus floridulus cultivar M001 chromosome 8, ASM1932011v1, whole genome shotgun sequence, the sequence atagattcaatagTTTATCtagctaatgatactaattatgtaatataaatattaatattgtcTTGTATATATAGAGTTAAAGTTAAAAGCGTTTAACTTCTTAGAAAATGAGAACGACACTTATTTTAGGATGGAGAGAGTAGATGTTTAGTGGGCCTAATATAAAATGGTATCTTTGGGGACAAATTTTGTACGGTAAGATGTCAATTTTTGTGGGACGGAGACATGCTGCAGATCGATTCTCATCAAGAGCTAGTCCTCCCTCTATATATACGCATGTCTGCATATATTTTGAAATCGTCAAGTGAGCATCTTTTTTTGGGTTGCAGAGCCAAGAGCCACACAATCCCTCACCTTTTCAAGCAAATCTAAACTAGAGGTAGATACATATATATAGTCTTATATATAAGTTGTAGTTTCCCAGGGCCTCGCTTGAAGAGATATGGCAAACTGAATTTTCCATTCAGAAATGTCCCCGTAGTATATTTCCGTTGGTGCACTCTTTCTTAATTAGATTTGTAATTTGGCTTTATCTTCCGTTTTTTTTGGTTTTGTAATGGAAGTTCGTGTTCGTGTTCGAATTTGTTTTTCGTGTTCGTGAGCCGCATGCGGGGAGACCCGCACGTATGGTTTTCAGGGGGTCCGGCCGGCCGGAGCCCACCCGACTAGAGGGACTGAGAAATTAATCGAGTACAAAACTTATCTTCAAGCTTTGCCTTATTTTGATCGTTCAGAGGGAGATCGTGGTGTCACTGAATGAAGTCCTCCCTCCCTTTCTTTCGGGGGTGCTGACCCGCTGCGAGGCAGATATGACTAAGTGACATATTGAATATGGCAACGACTACAGCATGTCGTAGAAGGAGATAGCAATTTGCTTATATAGTTCTTGTGCACTGCCTCTTATTGCCTTGTGCATGCATGCTAAAGAGATACACTATACTGCGTATATCGAGTCTAGTTGGATGTGAAATGGTTTCTGTGGAGATCTAGTAAATCTTGTGTTTCCATTTCTAGGTCTTTTTTTGCTTGGTGGTACTGGTATACATATATAGACATGAACAATGTTCTTGCTGTTTGAAAAAATGTGTTCTGCAGCAGTTTGATTTTGTTTCACTCACTGTCACTGATGATAATATTCAATCCCTCTTGCATGTGATGACAAGCAGGATCGGAGGAAATTACTAAGCTCCGACTGCTATGGGTTCCTCAGCGCCACTGGCCATTGCGGATATATGCGACGCTAATTCTCACTTACTCACAAACGGTGAGCTTCGTCCCCTCCCAACCATCTTCCAGATCTACGGGAGGAAGAAGGCTTTCTCCGGCCCCGTGGCGACGGTCAAGTGCTTCGAGGACAACGTCCTGGTCCGCGAGCTCGTTGCGCAGAAGGGCCACGGCAGGGTCATGGTGATCGACGGCTGTGGGAGCCTGCGGAGCGCCATCATCGGCGGCGTCCTCGCCAAGAGGGCGGAGAACAACGGGTGGGACGGCATCGTGGTCTACGGCTGCATCAAGGACGTCGACGACGTCAACCTCTGCGACATTGGCGTCCGAGCTCTCGGCTCGTACCCTGTGAAGCCAGGCAAGAAGGGCAATGGTGAGAAGCACGTCCCCGTGACCATTACGGGAATCAGAGTCTGCGAATGCGACTGGCTCTATGCCGACAGCGACGGTATTCTCGTCTCAACTTCGGAAATGACCGCGTAGATATATCAGACAGATCAGTCACCTCGATCTGCTTTTGTTTGTCATTTGTCATGCACGCATATTCGTCATTTGTATGATTTGTTGGGTTCTGTTAATTTGGATCTTGATCGATCGTAAATGTATCAGTTAGCTGCTAAAATTTAGCTGAGACCTCAGCATTTGCATTTCCCAGCAATAGTTATATGTATGCATATCTGTCTGAACTTGCAATAACACCGAATGGTATTTGTTCGCAACTTATGGTCACTATGTTTTCTTACCTTTATGGTCACTATGTTTTTCTACCTCTTCTCTTTTCCTAAGAGGAAGGTGGTATTCAATATTTGCGATGTATGACTTTGTAACCAGCTAGATGCATGATGAAGCAATTTTTGCGGATTTTCCGGTTTGTTTCACCGAGCACCTTTCAATGCACtgtaattttgatataaagttcccATTCATACAACTTTATTTGGAAAAGTTAAAATTTTCTTTTTGTACTGCACCTGTTTCAGATTTGAGCCACGTTGCCAACAACCTTTAGAAATTGATTTCTAGATACAAGTGGAGCGGTGACCCTATTTTTAGAGTCGTTCAAAATAACAGCTGTCTCTGTAAATGTGATTTTTTTTTACATGATTAGTGTTTCCAACCACCTTTACAAATAGAGACATTCTAAAAACGGCTAGAAACATCAACCACCGTTAAAACTCAATTTCTAGTGTCAGAAACCATTTCTGGATACAACTTTATTTGTTCGAGCCATCTCTACGGGGAAAAAAAACGAACGTCTCTTGAAATCGTTTTTACAGTAGTATGTAACAAATAATTGAGTTTACCTTCCTCGTAAACTTATAAGATTCGACTCACACTAAGTTTCCTCTTAAATTATCGAAGATTGAGATGTGTGTGAACCATTCAGATTATGCGTTTGGACCCATATTAGTCCTAATAGCTAGTATACTGAAATTAGCAAATTAATATGATTGGTCCAAACAGCCCTGTGCGGTGGAGCAGCTTCGGTTTACCGTCCCTGTGCCAATATGCAATATTTCACCTATGAATCTACTGGCATCTATTAGCAAGCTAGGATCAGGAAGAGTGCTTTTAGTTTCTACTAAAAAATATACCCCAGTAAAACTAGAAGATCCAAACACAACCTGAACTGGGACTCTGGGAGGCATGTGAGAGTGAGATTGCAGAAGACTGGCAGTCGGAGCGGGACCAAACATCGCGGGGATTGGTAATTAATTGCCATCGTACGCTTCTTCCGACCGTGACCCGTGAAACACGATACTTAGGCCAGTTTCAATGGGGTTTCATGGGGGGTTCATGCACAATTAATAAGGTGCCACGTCAGTTTTTTGCATGAAACtgggaggagagagaagggaTTCGTTTCATGGCACTGTTTCCAAAACTTTGGAAACGCCGTGAAACCTGCACTGAGGCCCTTCCTTCGTTTCATCGCGACTTTTCTTCTCCGGGACCGTGCGTTCTTCATCGCGACTCCGTAGGGCGCGGCCGCCGGACCATCGCGGGCGAGGCCGCCCGACGCGCTCGCTCGTCCACCGGTTGCGGGAGATCCGCCGGCGCGGGCGGGAGCTCCGCAGGGCGCGGCCGCCGGACCGCCGCGggcgaggttgccggccgcgggcGCTCGTCCGCCAGTCGTGGAGATCCGCCGGCGCCGTTCATCGTGAGCCGTCCGTCGCGAGCTGCCCCGTCGCGACTCCGCCCGCCACACGTCCTCTGCCGGTCGCAGTCGCTGCCAGTCACGGGCGCCGCGAGCGTGAGGgctccgcccgcccgccgccatgCTCGGCCTCCACTCCATGCTCGGCCTCCAGGCGGTGACGAGAAGGATGCGGGGAAGAGAGGGATGGTAGGGATAGGTGGGACCCGTGAATAGTAAAATAAGGGACGAAACCGTGCCACGAAACTTTGCACTGTGGGAGAAACccgtttcatatcaaagtttcacgtgttggaaactgggaggtgaaactctccattgagactAGCCTTAGGCACAGGTGCATACAGACTCCTATCCTAACCCCTGATTGGTAGCAACTTGAAAAGCGCAACGCTCGCCATGGCTCACTTTAGCTCCCTGCTTTTGGCTTATGTCTCCTCTCTCCTCTGCCTTTTCCTTGCCGGGCCACACTGCTCGCTGGAGATGAAGAATAGTGCTCCTAGAGTCGTACTAATTCGGCCACCCCCTAATAATCTACCGTCGGAGACTCGGAGTAGTGCGACGATCTTGCAAGGAGTGGGCGGCTCTGCCCCACCCCGGCGCGGCGCCCTCCCCACCCCCGGAGGCGCCCTCTCTCACCCTGGCGACTGAGCTCCCTCCCACCTAGGCGCCCGAAATCGACCGGCCTAGCCTTCCGCTCcccaatgttgcatatgtatgtttccagtgtttcaggtgtttcagatgtatgttgcatgtgtttcatatagatgttgcaaaagtaaatcgggggatgttgcacatgtcacaattgtttcagagatatgttgcaagcgtatgtttcgagtgttttagatgtttctgAGGTATGTTTCATCTGAGTTTTCcagacgtacgttgcaagtgtgtttatctggatgttgcatatgtttcacacaaacgttgcatgtgttttatttagatgttgtaTGCGTATGGTTTCAATGGTTTtctaagtgttttcaggtgtttttttcaagtgtttcagaagcatgtttcaagtgtttcaactgccttcagacatatgttgcaattgttgtatttggatgtttcaaaagtaaaacgggtgttgcatctctcctccCCACCTTCTGCTGCATCGTCTCTCCCGGCGCCGGTAGTGCATCCATACGACGCCGCGCGCACTTTCCCTCTTGTCACTTGGGCGGCGTGGGTCCCGCGTTGAGCGCGAAATGGAGTGCAGCGCGGGCGTCCGTGCAGACCTGCGGGCGCTAGCACTACCGATCAATCAAACAAACTGATATTGCACACAACAAACCTATCCTAGCTCCGCCAAACCAATCAGACCCTAGATGCATAACTGGAAGCAAGCAGTAGTAATAGTAGCGGACGAATAAGCCCCGGCAGTTGTGTCTTGCTGAGGCTGTTTTACAGTGGTGCTTGCGCCCCCTCGTGCGTCGGTCGAGTCCACACTTCTGCTTTCGCTCGGGAAAGGGAGGAGCAAAAACGAAGATGCATAGCATAGCACGGAAGCATGGTTTGATTAGGAATGCGATTTGGCTTTCAACTTTTGGTTGTTGTAAAGACCGTTACGCCGCTACGGTTACTAGAATATGCTAGGAATCTTGACCGAGAAGGTAAGGAAAAAAAAACAGTTGGCATTAATATAAATTGACTCTAGTCTAGAAATAAAGCTTCCTTGAAATATGAAGGAGCGGTTGACAATGAAGCAGTTTGATTTCCTCCTTTGATTTCGCTACTTTTCGCTACGAGAAGTTAAGGACTTTTCGGCTCAGACAGACAACAGCGATGTCTGCTATTTCTTCCTCTCCTGGCATGTCGTTGTTTCGCCACATGCTTCTACCTGTTCAATCGTTGATTCAGTCTGCAACGCGTGAGTCACGAAGTAGTCAGGATTCAGGAATACATACATACAGTCGCGCGGTTCACCTCAGCGCGTCCTCCATTTTGACATCACCAGCTAGGAATCTCACAATTTCCAATATCGATTTGTGCTACATAAAAAAGGACTCGTTAATTTTTACACTCGACTGCAAGAGAAATACGGTAAATGACAGTGCAAGTGAGGCAAGGAAGAGCAACCGACATCGACAAAAAAGATAGGATTCTCGACGATTTGTCCAGCCTGCGTGAGCATGGATTGGATAATGTTTCGTCCTTTGCTTGGGCTGTTGCATAGTTAGATTTTACAGTTCTACCATACCATACACGTAAACAAAGTTGCCTCCTGGCAACCTGTGGAGGCAATATATGCTAATTTTACCACTGAACCAAGGAGAGTAACTCAAATTTTCCTGTACGTAGGAGTAGTTATTAGCTGGTACCTCCTGCACCGCAACAAACCTCTTTCGAAGGGAGTAATGGAAGCAGTATCCACATGCATTCGCAACGTTGATGGGTACTGATTGGCC encodes:
- the LOC136471990 gene encoding putative 4-hydroxy-4-methyl-2-oxoglutarate aldolase 2, whose translation is MGSSAPLAIADICDANSHLLTNGELRPLPTIFQIYGRKKAFSGPVATVKCFEDNVLVRELVAQKGHGRVMVIDGCGSLRSAIIGGVLAKRAENNGWDGIVVYGCIKDVDDVNLCDIGVRALGSYPVKPGKKGNGEKHVPVTITGIRVCECDWLYADSDGILVSTSEMTA